A genomic window from Micromonospora sp. WMMA1947 includes:
- the glnA gene encoding type I glutamate--ammonia ligase: protein MDRQQEFVLRTLEERDIRFVRLWFTDVLGTLKSVSVAPAELEAAFDEGIGFDGSAIEGFARVFESDMVAMPDPTTFQVFPFEGGVSGESARMFCDISLPDGSPSWADPRHVLRRMLSRAADKGFTFYTHPEIEFFLLENGPQDGSVPIPVDTGGYFEHTTHAVARDFRRQAVLALERIGISVEYSHHEVAPGQQEIDLRYADALTTADNIMTFRHVVKEVALSTGVQASFMPKPFTDQPGSGMHTHLSLFEGERNAFHDAGDPMKLSKVAKSFIAGLLTHAREYTAVTNQWVNSYKRLFPQALPDRITESPAYVCWGHLNRSALVRVPAYGKPNSARVEVRSLDSATNPYLAFAVMLGAGLKGIEEGYELPPGAEDDVWSLSSAERRAMGYEALPENLAEAIDVMAGSELVAEVLGEHVFDFFLRNKRSEWEQYRREVTPYERQRYLSL, encoded by the coding sequence GTGGACCGTCAGCAGGAGTTCGTCCTCCGCACGCTGGAAGAGCGGGACATCCGTTTCGTCCGGCTGTGGTTCACCGATGTGCTCGGCACGCTCAAGAGCGTCTCGGTGGCCCCGGCGGAGCTGGAGGCGGCCTTCGACGAGGGAATCGGGTTCGACGGCTCCGCGATCGAGGGCTTCGCCCGGGTCTTCGAGTCGGACATGGTGGCCATGCCGGACCCGACCACGTTCCAGGTCTTCCCGTTCGAGGGCGGGGTGAGCGGCGAGAGCGCCCGGATGTTCTGCGACATCTCGCTGCCCGACGGCAGCCCGTCGTGGGCCGACCCGCGGCACGTGCTGCGCCGGATGCTCTCCCGGGCCGCCGACAAGGGCTTCACCTTCTACACCCACCCGGAGATCGAGTTCTTCCTGCTGGAGAACGGTCCGCAGGACGGCTCGGTGCCGATCCCGGTGGACACCGGCGGCTACTTCGAGCACACCACGCACGCCGTCGCGCGGGACTTCCGCCGCCAGGCCGTGCTGGCGCTGGAGCGGATCGGCATCTCGGTGGAGTACAGCCACCACGAGGTCGCCCCCGGCCAGCAGGAGATCGACCTGCGCTACGCCGACGCGCTCACCACCGCCGACAACATCATGACGTTCCGACACGTGGTGAAGGAGGTGGCGCTCTCCACCGGTGTGCAGGCCAGCTTCATGCCGAAGCCGTTCACCGACCAGCCGGGCAGCGGCATGCACACGCACCTGTCGCTGTTCGAGGGGGAGCGCAACGCGTTCCACGACGCCGGTGACCCGATGAAGCTGTCGAAGGTCGCCAAGTCGTTCATCGCCGGTCTGCTCACCCACGCCCGGGAGTACACCGCGGTCACGAACCAGTGGGTGAACTCGTACAAGCGGCTGTTCCCGCAGGCGCTGCCGGACCGGATCACCGAGAGCCCCGCGTACGTCTGCTGGGGTCACCTGAACCGGTCCGCGCTGGTGCGGGTGCCCGCGTACGGCAAGCCGAACTCGGCCCGGGTCGAGGTGCGTTCGCTGGACTCCGCGACCAACCCCTACCTGGCGTTCGCGGTGATGCTCGGCGCCGGCCTCAAGGGCATCGAGGAGGGCTACGAGCTGCCCCCCGGCGCCGAGGACGACGTCTGGTCGCTGAGCAGCGCCGAGCGCCGCGCCATGGGCTACGAGGCGCTGCCGGAGAACCTGGCCGAGGCGATCGACGTGATGGCCGGCTCGGAGCTGGTGGCCGAGGTGCTCGGCGAGCACG